One Rosa chinensis cultivar Old Blush chromosome 3, RchiOBHm-V2, whole genome shotgun sequence DNA window includes the following coding sequences:
- the LOC112193616 gene encoding (-)-alpha-pinene synthase, whose translation MSVQTIPAAESQINTKPEVVRRTANYEPSIWGDRFANYAEDIVTQAHMQKQVEELKQVVRKEVFTDAADDFSHQLKLIDAIQRLGVAYHFETDIEQALERIHATYQDDDGDLYNVALRFRLLRRHGYNVSCDVFNKFKEANGDFKESLVTDVSGMLSFYEAAHLMVHGEKLLEEALVFTTTHLQTATTSTSASSLLKAQITEALERPLLKTVERLGARRYMSIYQDEASHNEDLLKLAKLDFNLVQCLHKKELSDIIRWYKGVDFARRLPFARDRLVEMFFWITGIYFEPQYVFGRNILTKLIELVTVMDDIYDAFGTFEELVILTEAIERWDASCMDQLPDYMQPFYLTLLDVVNEVGEELIKQGRSYQLYYVKEIMKNQARLYFAEARWFHEGCTPRMDEYMRVAASCIGNTLLSVVSLVDMGDIITKETFEWLTNDPKILRASNIIFRLMDDIAGHKFEKERGHVASSIDCYMNEYGVSEQETIDVFNKQIVDSWKDINEEFLRPTSAPMPVLNRILNLTGVVDLLYKRGDAFTHVGKLMKDAIASLFIDPVPL comes from the exons ATGTCTGTCCAAACTATTCCAGCAGCTGAATCCCAGATCAATACTAAGCCAGAAGTTGTTCGGCGCACAGCAAATTATGAACCTAGCATTTGGGGAGATCGGTTTGCTAACTATGCTGAAGACATT GTAACTCAAGCTCATATGCAAAAACAAGTTGAGGAGCTGAAACAAGTAGTGAGGAAGGAAGTATTCACTGATGCTGCTGATGATTTTTCACATCAACTGAAGCTAATTGATGCAATCCAGCGCCTCGGTGTGGCTTACCATTTTGAAACTGATATAGAACAAGCCCTGGAACGTATACATGCTACCTATCaagatgatgatggtgatcTGTACAATGTTGCTCTTCGTTTTCGACTACTCAGACGACATGGATATAATGTTTCCTGCG ATGTATTCAACAAGTTCAAAGAAGCTAATGGTGACTTCAAGGAAAGCTTAGTTACTGATGTTTCTGGTATGCTAAGCTTCTATGAGGCAGCCCATCTAATGGTGCATGGAGAAAAATTACTAGAAGAGGCTCTCGTTTTTACCACCACTCATCTCCAGACTGCAACAACTTCAACCAGTGCAAGCTCTCTGCTGAAAGCACAAATAACTGAAGCCCTAGAGAGACCTCTATTAAAAACTGTAGAGAGGTTAGGTGCTCGGCGTTACATGTCAATATACCAAGATGAAGCTTCACACAATGAAGATTTACTGAAACTTGCCAAGTTAGATTTCAATCTTGTTCAGTGTTTACACAAAAAGGAACTCAGTGACATTATAAG ATGGTATAAGGGAGTAGACTTTGCAAGGAGGTTGCCTTTTGCTCGAGATAGGCTCGTGGAGATGTTCTTTTGGATAACGGGAATATATTTTGAACCCCAATACGTGTTCGGGAGAAACATTCTGACGAAGCTGATTGAGTTAGTAACAGTAATGGATGATATATATGATGCATTCGGTACATTCGAAGAACTCGTCATCTTAACTGAAGCAATTGAGAG ATGGGATGCTAGTTGCATGGATCAACTGCCAGACTATATGCAACCATTTTATCTAACACTTCTGGATGTTGTCAATGAAGTTGGGGAGGAACTGATAAAGCAAGGAAGATCATACCAACTTTACTATGTAAAAGAAATT ATGAAGAATCAAGCCAGGCTCTATTTTGCTGAGGCCAGATGGTTCCACGAAGGATGCACCCCAAGAATGGATGAGTATATGCGTGTTGCGGCATCTTGTATCGGTAACACCTTGCTTTCAGTGGTATCTTTAGTAGATATGGGAGACATTATAACAAAAGAGACATTTGAGTGGTTGACCAATGATCCTAAAATTCTTAGAGCTTCGAATATCATATTTAGGCTTATGGATGACATTGCTGGGCACAAG tttgagaaagagagagggcatGTTGCTTCTAGTATCGATTGCTACATGAATGAATATGGGGTCTCAGAGCAAGAGACAATTGATGTCTTTAACAAACAAATTGTGGATTCGTGGAAGGATATAAACGAAGAGTTTCTGAGACCCACTTCTGCGCCAATGCCTGTGCTTAATCGTATTCTTAACCTAACTGGAGTGGTTGATCTCCTTTACAAAAGGGGAGATGCCTTCACGCATGTTGGAAAACTGATGAAAGACGCTATTGCTTCACTGTTTATTGATCCAGTGCCACTCTGA